The DNA segment TGTAAAGTTGAAATGTGTAAATTGATTGAGTGAAAACTGTTAGCGATCTTGACATAGAGATGACTGGGTTTGCGGCTATACAAGGCTAGCCCACAGAATAACATAAGAAAAAATTGCGGCAGATAATATTCTGGTTTGAAATTATTGATTTATAGCTCCTCTGAGGTAATATTGTGGTTTATGTTCTACTCCGTTTACATGGTCTAGGGACTGACATCTCCCCACCCAAGTGTTATGTATTACAGAGTTGTATTTCTAGTTAATATGTTAAGCTAAATGCGCTAAAGCTAGCCTGTCAAGCCTATAGGGTAGCTATTAGCTTAGCGGCTACCGTTAGCTGGCTTACTGTTAGCTAGTTTATGGCTCATTTACCTATTTATAAGTTAAAACAGCCTAACCGCGCTACTTAACACCCGCCTGcttcccccggccaaaccctctcttAACCCGGaggccagctgcaccaatgtgttggaggaaacaccattcaactgatgaccgaagtCAGCCCGCAGGTGCATGGCCCGCCagaaggagtcgctagagcgcgatgagccaagtaaagctcccccggccaaaccctcccttaacccagGGGGACACTGGGCCAATTGAGGTTAGTGAGTTGGGCCaagaaccgaaaggttgctagattgaatccccgagctgacaaggtaaaaatctgtcattctacaactgaacaaggcagttaacccactgttcctaggccgtcattgtatataggaatttgttcttaactgacttgcccagttaaataaaggttcaataaaaaataaatgggacTCCTGATCATGACCGGTGTGATACAGCCCAGgctcgaacctgggtctgtagtgacgcctctagcagtgCCTTATTccgctgcgctactcgggaggccctatgtgtgtaacagtatagcttccatccctctcctcgcctcaaaccagggaccttctgcacacatcgacaacagccacccttgaagcatcgttacccatcgttccacaaaagccgcggccctcgcagagcaaggggaacaactacttcaaggtctcagagtgagtgacatcaccgattgaaacgctattagcgtatAACCATTTTAAATACAACCATTTTATAACCATTTATAACCAAATATAACCATTTTAAATACAGAGGATGTGTTGTTACTGTACTTACAGTACTGTCTAGACTTTTACAGCATCTGAGTAAATTAATTATGTTTTGTAGATTGAAATTCACCCAGGCTCAAACGTTACTGTCCCAAAGAATGTCTGGATGgcggagttgtcaaccgtgatggagaggtcttggagtgGCCATCCCAGGAGGATGAGCAGCTCTGTTTTGTTGAGATCATGGCTAGGAGAGGCCTTGGGGGTGAGGAAGTAGCTTTCTCAGGCTCAATAGAATAGATTTGGATGTCTCCAAATCAGAATGCTCGTACAAGGATAACAGGTGGTGTCTGAGATAaagtacatgaccaaaagtatgtggacacctgcacgtcaaacatctcattccaaaatcaaatgcattaatatggaattggtcccccctttgctgctataacagcctcaactcttctgggaaggctttccgctagatgttggaacatttttgtggggacttgcttccattcagccacaagagcattagtgagatcgggcactgatgttgggcgattaggcctggccgcagtcggcgttccaattcatcccaaaggtgttcgatggagttgaggtaaggctctgtgcaggccagtcaagttcttccacaccgatctcgacaaaccatttctgtatggacctcgctttgtgcacgggggcattatcatgctgaaacaggaaagggccttccccaaactgttgccacaaagttgaaatcACAGAATCATCAGAATGTCTGTCGGAcagtctgtcggactgccagatggtgaagcatgattcatcacttcagagaacgcgtttccactgctccagagtccaatgtccagccgacgcttggcattgtgcatgatgatcttaggcttgtgtgcggctgctcggccatggaaacccatttcatgaagctcccgacaaacagttattttgctgaagttgcttccagaggcagttttgaactcggtagtgagtgttacaaccgaggacacttttacgcgcttcagcacccggcggtctcgttctgtgaacttgtgtggcctaccacttcacggctgagccgctgttgctcatagacgtttccaattcacaataacagcacttacagttgaccagagcagctctagcagggcagaaatttgacaaactgatttgttggaaaaggtggcatcctatgacagggccacgttgaaagtcactgagctcttcagtaaggccattctactgccaatgtttgtctatggagattgcatggctgtatgctcaattttatacacctgtcagcaacaagtgtggctgaaatagccaaatccactcatttaaaCAGGTGTCCATATaaattttgtatatatagtgtatcggCATCTGTGAGCGAATGGGCAGCGCCATTAAGACACAACGTTGTAATCTGCTAGCTACTAACCAGGAGACTACCAGCAATTTTGCTAAGCTAATGATATGCTAACTTTAATAATCTCCAAACTGCACGCAGAggcatacatttttttatgagttcatctgactctgggtaagtacaAAAACTACCTAAATCTCAAAAACTTGCAGTATCCCATTAAAAATGAATACACCACAACATGGTTGTAGTCAATTTCAATTATATAAATTGAAGGATGTAAAAGGGATAGTTTGCTGTTTTACACCTTATAGTCAGATTGctaacaaacaaaaaatatgGGGGTAATGGGGACAATTAGTCAAAGTTCAAAGTTTGTGGCCAAATCCCCTCAAGTTACCAGTGGTTATTTAAACAACTCTAAGTAATGGAttacagtttctcctggcccatGGATTACTTTCAGGGTAAGGAACCATCCGACTGACTAAGGCGTAAAAAAGTTAACTATCCTTTAATTTACAAATCAATCATTGCAAATAGGGCATTAATGTTGAAGGATTTTTTTATTAAACTGAATTGGATCATTTAATGACCCCAAACACAACCCCTAACTGTTCTATGTGCTCTTTATTTTATATTTGTTGCTTTCCCTCTACAGATGCCGTCATGAAACACTTCCTGGATGCAACAAAAGGGACACGTGGGAAAGTTTAAAACAGTAAAATGGCTAAATTGAGAaatgatgaaaaaaaaaaaaaaaatgaaatgaatAGGATTAAgttgagtgtttagtgtagtTTGTTCTAAGGTTTTATTACCATGACTACAAGGATCACTGAAATAGTGATCCCGTAACATATATGTTAACACATACTGTTAACATGTAAGGGACACATTTGTAATAAACATTTTAATACTACATGTCACACATGAGCATTTAAGAATTATACATGTATGCAGATAtactgaaaaaaaaatatatatatataatacactgctcaaaaaaataaagggaacactaaaataacacatcctagatctgaatgaatgaaatattcttattaaatacttttttctttacatagttgaatgtgctgacaacaaaatcacacaaaaaattatcaatggaaatcaaatttatcaacccatggaggtctggatttggagtcacactcaaaattaaagtggaaaaccacactacaggctgatccaactttgatgtaatgtccttaaaacaagtcaaaatgaggctcagtagtgtgtgtggcctccacgtgcctgtatgacctccctacaacacctgggcatgctcctgatgaggtggcagatggtctcctgagggatctcctcccagacctggactaaagcatccgcaaaacatcagccaggaagcataggaactgagaagtggtctgtggtcactacctgcagaaccactcctttattggggtgtcttgctaattgcctataatttccacctgttgtctattccatgtgcacaacagcatgtgaaatttattgtcaatcagtgttgcttcctaagtggacagtttgatttcacagaagtgtgattgacttggagttacattgtgttgtttaagtgttccctttatttttttgagcaatgtatatatatatataaatgcaacatgcaacaatttcaaagattttgctgagttacagttcatatgaggaaatcagtcaattgaaataaattcattacgcCCCAATCtacagatttcacatgactgggcaggggcgcagccatgggtgcaACATGGCCAAGTGCAACATGGCCAATGTACTGAATAAATGCACTTGTAAATGTAGAGTGGGAAACTGATTAAAACATACAATCCCGGAATGAAGAAAATATCATTTCCAGAAGTATGAATCGGCCCACTTGAGCATATCATCAATCATTGCATCTTACTTGTCTCTCCCGTGAGTCCTTGTGTACTTTTAAGATTTGTGTCAATCCTGAAACACCTGTCAACAACTGCAATGATAttatttctcccctgtgtgggaCTTTCTATGATATTTCAGATTTCCACTCTGATTGAACGCTTTGCCACAATCAGGGCAGCGAaacggcttctcccctgtgtgaatccGGATGTGTTTCTTCAGATCGCCGCTGGTGCTGAATCCTTTGCCACAAACAGGGCAGTGACACGTTTTTTCCCCTGTGTGGCTTCTCATGTGCACTATCAGATTGCTGTTTAAGGTGAACCATTTACTACAAACACGACAACAATACCTAGCTGCAATGTGAGTCTGGAGATGATCTTTCATACTTTCTGTTGACGCCATATGCTTTCCACACACTCCACAAAGTGTTTCTTTATCGTTTGTATGAGTTTGAACATGTTTAAATAATAAGCCCATGTAATGAAAATACTTGCCACACACCTTACAACAACCAGGAGTAGCGTGACCTTGCCTAGGTGATTTCAGATGGAACAACGGTGTGGATTTGTTATCCTTAGTGTTGATAAGGGAGCTTTGTTCTTTTACCATCTTTGTTCCCTTTGATTTGACTGACTTGAAACCTGACGGAGGTCCGCCAGTTTCCATCCCACTGTCACTTTCACTGTTTTCACTCGGAGCTGCAGAACAGTCTGGATTTACTGCAGAGAGGGGCTGAAAGACACTGGTTGGTTCTGATTCTCCGTAGTCCTCTCCATCCGGTTCTGTTTTGATCTGTTCAGTTGTAGTGCTGGGTagagtgtctctctctccgttcccTTCCTTTTGGGCTTGATAGGGATGCGAGGGTTGAGTTGGGTCCTCATCATAAGCAGAAGTGAATATGGAGTCTTTAGTATGAGCCTCAAGCCCttgaagctgctcttcctcctgactgGCCCCATGTTCCTCTTTGATCTGTGTGGACTCTGGGTCCTCATGCCGCAGACTGGggctccactcctgctcacaATGCTGCTGCTCTGGGGGAATCTCCacttcagagacagagagacagagctgctGGAGGTCTGGGGGGAAGGAGAAAGAATGAAAATCAGTGCTGACATTATTCCAAGGTTTATCCCAGGATTTTTTTCAGCAGTGACtctcttgcactggctctatgcacactcactggactctgcccacacacacatggatattgacggcacacacactcacacatacactaccgttcaaaagtttggggtcacttagaaatgtccttgtttctgatagaaaagcacattttttgtccattaaaataacatcaaattgatcagaaatacagtgtagacattgttaatattgtaaatgccTATTGTAGCTAataacggctgattttttatggaatatctacataggcatacagaagcccattgtcagcaaccatcactcctgtgttccaatggcacgttgtgttagctaatccaagttttgcattttaaaaggctaattgatcattagaaaacctttttgcaattatgttagcacagctgaaaactgttatcctgataaaagaagcaataaaactggccttctttacactcgttgagtatctggagcatcaggcTCAAAAtcgccagaaacaaagaactttcttctgaaactcgtcagtctattcttgttctgagaaatgtcggctattccatgcgagaaatttccaagTAACTGAAGTTCTGGTACAACGCAGTGTACTACtccattcacagaacagcacaaactggctctaaccagaatagaaagaggagtgggaggccctggtgtgcaaaacaccagtctcaacgtcaacagtggaggctattccgggatgctggccttctagggagagttgcaaagaaaaatccatatctcagactggccaacaaaaataaaagattaagatgggcaaaagaacagacactggacagagaaactctgcctagaaggccagcatcccggagtcgcctcttcactgttgacgttgagactggtgttttgtgcgtactatttaatgaagctgccagttgaagacttgtgaggcatctgttccTCAAACTAGACACctcatgtacttgtcctcttgctcagttgtgcacaggggcctcccactcctctttctattttggCTAGAGCCTGTTTGCGCtggcattggaacacaggagtgatggttgctgataacaggcctctgtacgcctatgtagatattcctttttttttatttttatatcagccgtttccagctacaatagtcatttacaacattaacaatgtctacactgtatttctgatcaatttgatgttattttaaatggacaattttttaacattttctttaaaaaacaaggacatttctaagtgaccccaaacttttgaacggtggtgtagaTACActttcacatacgctgctgctactctgttaattatctatcctgattgccgaCTCACTTTtaccccacctacatgtacatattaactcAACTACCTCGTTCCCCTGTACATcatctcattattgttattttattgtgttactttttcctTTTATGCTAATTATTCTTACttttgttgggaaagggctcgtaagtaagcatttcacagtaaagtttACAcctcctacacctgttgtaatcggcgcatatgacaaataaaaattGGATATGATGGGTAGGGTGGAGGGGTGCATTGCTGCTAGCGTTAGTGCAATGACAAGCTAGCTGTTCCTGTAGACTTCCACCCCGTTCACCAAAATTGATCGcttctacagacagtgagtcacatggccgtggcttgctatataaagcaggcagacagacatcgaggcgttcagttactgttcgattgaaggttagaatgggcaaaatggGATCTATGGTCTCAGAAAGGCCACCCTCCTGGGCTTTTCGCCCACGACAACCGAGAATGGagcgacaaacaaaaaaacatccagtcaacGGCAGTCCTATTGGTGAAAACGGTTAATTAATgggagaggtcgaaggagaatagcaagaatcatgcaagctaacaggcgggccacaaacaggcaaataatgaTGCAGTACCACAGTGGtgtgcagcagacgaccacaacgggttccactcctatcagctaaaaacaaaaaaaagctgGTTTACCTGTTACTAGATGGTTGTACAAAAtaaactgtatgtgtatatatcaAATCTTTTTTTTTGCAGCAGGGGCAACAATTTAGCAGAGGTGGGCCACCActgctaaatgaatataggggaaacactgcattaTGACATTTAGACCTACCTACTACAGGTACACTTCCTCTCAAAAATAACTATCATTGGCATTGCTCCTTGTGTTTCATAAAATGAAGTTTGAGTAAGTTTGACATACGTAATGAGTAACAAACCTGCTCTGTCTTGCTTTATCTCAGGTTGAAGAACAATGTCGAGTAGCCTCTGTAGACGGACAACTTCCTCCTGATTCTCTGCTATGGTTTTTTCAACGACCTCGAATATCTCCTCAGCAGCAGCTGTTAATCTATCGTAGAGAAAAACTCTCAACAACTGTATTTTAGACATGTTTAGATAATGCAAGATGGGTAGCTAGCTGCTAGCTGTGTTGTTTTAATCGTCTGAAATTCCGCAATACTAAAAAAGTACTTCCGGATCACGGAGTTTCGACAAAAATTCAAAGTAAAAGTCGCCAAGTAATAGTATAATCGTATCAATAACCTGTATTTAAATTAGCTAGCTATTTGATTatttcgctagctagctaacgttagccatgtaTGCTTATGTCGATTAGTATGAGGACGGATTCaaggccaccatagaaatatgCTAAATCAAATATTTTAACCCAAAAAATGTATAAGACTCTTTGACAACCTGCTATTTAATTGTCCAAGTCACTTGTCAAGATTACTTATCAGCTActgttaactttagctagctaactgtataAATGAACAGCACACTTAAGAGGAGTAATTACATTTTCGATCTAACGTTAACACATCCACTGAACTCAGTAGACAGGTCTTTACCTATTAAACCCAAGAGCCGCTAACAGTTTTGTACCGGCATCAGTACGGGtttaaaaatattaaaatatttgTGTGACTTACATTTATCTTGTATACCTTGTAAGCATTTGTATCTGTCGTGTGAATGTTGCTGTTTGTGTTTACTTTATCTTTTCTAGTTATTCTATTCTacaaaatgttttacatttctCAAGGCCATCTGGTCAGACTGTATGGTGAATGATTGTTAAGTTACACACAGTAACACATTTATACACTGCATGTTTCCCCTATATCTAAAAAACAGACAGGAAATTGAAACTCGCCTTTGAAAAGACAAAAGGATCTCTGTGCCCAAAGTGCTGAACTCCACTCCTGAGGAACTTCCTTTGTTTTTAGAGAGGAAGGAGCTGACGGGAAGTAATTAAGGCGCTTAGCCTCGTTATAACTAATGAATTGTTTTTTTCTAGAGATGTTACTGTTTTCCTTGTGTGGGGCCAATATCTCAAGCCTTGATTGTCAAAAAGTTAATTGACATACacccacaaaaaaacacaaaaaacttggcatatacagtgcattcggaaagtatacagactccttgactttttcgacattttgttactttacagccttattctaaaatggattaaatagtcccccccccccccccccccccctcattaatctaaactcaataccccataatgacaaagcaaaaacaggtttttagaaatgtttgcaaatgtataaaaaaaatatatatatacactgctcaaaaaaataaagggaacacttaaacaacacaatgtaactccaagtcaatcacacttctgtgaaatcaaactgtacacttaggaagcaacactgattgacaataaatttcacatgctgttgtgcaaatggaatagacaaaaggtggaatttataggcaattagcaagacacccccaaaaaaggagtgattctgcaggtggtgaccacagaccacttctcagttcctatgcttcctggctgatgttttggtcacttttgaatgctggcggtgctctcactctagtggtagcatgagacggagtctacaacccacacaagtggctcaggtagtgcagttcatccaggatggcacatcaatgcgagctgtggcaaaaaggtttgctgtgtctgtcagcgtagtgtccagagcatggaggcgctaccaggagacaggccagtacatcaggagacgtggaggaggccgtaggagggcaacaacccagcagcaggaccgctacctccgcctttgtgcaaggaggtgcactgccagagccctgcaaaatgacctccagcaggccacaaatgtgcatgtgtcagcatatggtctcacaaggggtctgaggatctcatctcggtacctaatggcagtcaggctacctctggcgagcacatggagggctgtgcggccccacaaagaaatgccaccccacaccatgactgacccatcgccaaaccggtcatgctggaggatgttgcaggcagcagaacgttctccacggcgtctccagactctgtcacgtctgtcacatgtgctcatgtgctcagtgtgaacctgctttcatctgtgaagagcacagggcgccagtggcgaatttgccaatcttggtgttctctggcaaatgccaaacgtcctgcacggtgttgggctgtaagcacaacccccacctgtggacgtcgggctctcataccaccctcatggagtctgtttctgaccgtttgagcagacacatgcacatttgtggcctgctggaggtcattttgcagggcgctggcagtgcacctccttgcacaaaggcggaggtagcggtcctgctgctgggttgttgccctcctacggcctcctccacgtctcctgatgtactggcctgtctcctggtagcgcctccatgctctggacactacgctgacagacacagcaaacctttttgccacagctcgcattgatgtgccatcctggatgaactgcactacctgagccacttgtgtgggttgtagactccgtctcatgctaccactagagtgagagcaccgccagcattcaaaagtgaccaaaacatcagccaggaagcataggaactgagaagtggtctgtggtcaccacctgcagaatcactccttttttgggggtgtcttgctaattgcctataatttccaccttttgtctattccatttgcacaacagcatgtgaaatttattgtcaatcagtgttgcttcctaagtgtacagtttgatttcacagaagtgtgattgacttggagttacattgtgttgtttaagtgttccctttatttttttgagcagtgtataacatatacataagtattcagaccctttacacagcactttgttgaagcccctttggcagtgattacagccttgagtcttcttgggtatgactatacaagcttggcacacctgtatttggggagtttctcccattcttctctgcagatcctctcgagctctgtcgggttggatggggagcgacgctgcacagctattttcaggtctctccagagatgttcgatcgggttcaagtccaggctctggctgcgcctctcaaggacattgagaTTTGTACCGAAGTCAGTCCtgcttgtcttggctgtgtgcttagggttgttgtcctgttggaaggtgaaccttcaccccagtctgaggtcctgaacgctctggagcaggttttcatcaaggatctctctgtactttgctccgtaaAACTTTCCATCAaccctgaatagtctcccagtccctgccactgaaaacatccccacagcatgatggtgctatcaccatgcttcaccgtagggatggtgccaggtttcctccagacgtgaagctttgcattcaggccaaagagttcaatcttggtttcatcagaccagagaatcttatttctcaggGTCTGCCACTCCTTtaagtgtcttttggcaaactccaagcgggttgtcatgtgccttttactgatgagtggcttctgtcttgccactctaccataaaggcctgattggtggagtgctgtatagatggttgtccttctggaaggttctcccatctccacagaggaactctggagctctgtcagagtgaccattgggttcttagtcacctccctgaccaaggcccttcatccccgattgctcagtttggccgggcagccagctctaggaagagtcttggtggttccatattttttatttttaagaatgatggaggctactgtgttcttggggaccttcaatgctgcagaaatgttttgctagttgaagaagcatctcaaggatgatcaaagaaatgttttggtacccttccccagatctgtgcctcgatacaatcctgtctcagagcgctacggataattccttcaacctcatggcttggtttttgctccgacatgcactgccaactgtgggaccttatatagacaggtgtgtgcctttccaaatcatgtccaatcaattgaatttaccacaggtgggctccaatcaagttgtagcaaaatatatatatatatatattatttaactaggcaagtcagttaagaacaaattcttatttacaatgacggcctaggaacagtgggccttgttcaagggcagaacaacagatttttaccttgtcagctcggggatttgatttagcaaccttttggttactggcccaacactctaaccactaggctacctgccaccctcaaggatgatcaatggaaacagcaagCAAATGAGCtacatttcgagtctcatagcaaagggtttgaatacttatgtaaataacgcatttcagtttaaaaaaaattatacatttgcaacaatttctaaaaccctgttttcgctttctcattatagggtattgtgtgttgattgatgaggaaatacatgtatttaatctatttcagaataaggctgtaacgtaacagaatttggaaaaagggaaggggtctgaatacttttcgtaTGCACTGTAGGTGTTCCTCATCTTGTAGGTGAATGCACACAGGTTCCGTTACTTGATACTgaatttacactgagtgtacaaacattaggaacacctgctctttccatgacacagactgaccaggtgaatccagctgaaagaTATGATCCCAGCTGATGTTAGAAGgactatataaataaatttgatttgatcccatattgatgtca comes from the Salvelinus namaycush isolate Seneca chromosome 21, SaNama_1.0, whole genome shotgun sequence genome and includes:
- the LOC120066641 gene encoding zinc finger and SCAN domain-containing protein 2-like, giving the protein MSKIQLLRVFLYDRLTAAAEEIFEVVEKTIAENQEEVVRLQRLLDIVLQPEIKQDRADLQQLCLSVSEVEIPPEQQHCEQEWSPSLRHEDPESTQIKEEHGASQEEEQLQGLEAHTKDSIFTSAYDEDPTQPSHPYQAQKEGNGERDTLPSTTTEQIKTEPDGEDYGESEPTSVFQPLSAVNPDCSAAPSENSESDSGMETGGPPSGFKSVKSKGTKMVKEQSSLINTKDNKSTPLFHLKSPRQGHATPGCCKVCGKYFHYMGLLFKHVQTHTNDKETLCGVCGKHMASTESMKDHLQTHIAARYCCRVCSKWFTLNSNLIVHMRSHTGEKTCHCPVCGKGFSTSGDLKKHIRIHTGEKPFRCPDCGKAFNQSGNLKYHRKSHTGEK